A region from the Lycium barbarum isolate Lr01 chromosome 8, ASM1917538v2, whole genome shotgun sequence genome encodes:
- the LOC132606713 gene encoding KH domain-containing protein At2g38610-like, with protein MSGLYNHSYSPSRAASPQIRTNPDVDSNQYLSELLAEHQKIGPFMQVLPICSTLLNQEIMKISGMMPNQGFGELDRFRHRSPSPMTSPNLMSNVGGTGLGGWSGLAQERLSGAPGMSMDWHGAPGPSSYIVKRILRLEIPLDTYPNFNFVGRLLGPRGNSLKQVEATTGCRVYIRGRGSIKDPEQEENLRGIPGYEHLNERLHILIEAELPANIVDIRLRRAQEIIEELLKPVDESQDYIKRQQLHELAMLNSNFREESPGPSGSVSPFNTGGLKRPKTGR; from the exons ATGTCAGGTTTATATAATCACAGCTACTCGCCTTCTAGAGCTGCGTCTCCACAGATTAGAACTAATCCAGATGTTGACAg TAATCAGTACTTGTCAGAATTGTTGGCTGAGCATCAAAAGATTGGTCCTTTCATGCAAGTTCTTCCCATATGTAGCACACTCTTGAATCAAG AGATCATGAAGATATCAGGAATGATGCCAAACCAAGGTTTTGGTGAGCTAGATCGGTTTCGGCATAGAAGTCCCAGCCCTATGACTTCACCAAACCTTATGTCAAATGTTGGTGGAACAGGATTGGGTGGTTGGAGTGGACTTGCGCAGGAG AGATTAAGTGGAGCTCCTGGAATGTCAATGGACTGGCATGGGGCACCAGGTCCTAGTTCATACATTGTGAAACGGATATTGCGTTTAGAAATTCCATTAGACACTTATCCAAAC TTCAATTTCGTTGGGCGACTTCTGGGTCCCAGGGGAAATTCCTTGAAACAGGTGGAAGCTACTACAGGGTGTCGTGTATATATTAGAGGAAGAGGGTCAATCAAGGACCCAGAACAG GAGGAAAACCTACGTGGAATACCAGGATATGAGCACCTGAATGAACGACTCCATATTTTAATCGAGGCAGAATTACCAGCCAATATTGTGGATATTAGATTGAGACGGGCACAAGAAATAATAGAGGAGTTGCTCAAGCCAGTG GACGAATCACAGGATTATATAAAGAGACAACAATTGCATGAACTTGCGATGCTAAATTCAAATTTCAGGGAAGAGAGTCCCGGACCAAGTGGCAGTGTCTCTCCTTTCAATACTGGTGGATTGAAACGTCCCAAGACCGGTCGTTGA
- the LOC132606714 gene encoding protein RETICULATA-RELATED 3, chloroplastic-like — MVAMSQLRYSPLTGYYQNHTQSCYLSGVSSRFSNNSLSFNPLKTSHNIVSKQLDQGLKYQVIPCAGGGDGGSIGIGRGGGGGGGGDSDESRSSWDSIGPIGAFVNGWRSRVAADPQFPFKVLMEEIVGVSANVLGDMASRPNFGLNELDFVFSTLVVGSIMNFVLMYLLAPTASASIQTLPSIFANCPPSHMFQSGSYGVLSRLGTFVYKGTQFAAVGFAAGLVGTALSNGLIKMRKKMDPNFETPNKPPPTLLNAATWAIHMGVSSNLRYQTLNGVEFVLAKGLPPLVFKTSVIALRCANNILGGMTFVMLAKLTGSQKADEGKVVAVDDALAGEKERLLDQNDSMHTADSASK, encoded by the coding sequence ATGGTGGCAATGTCTCAACTTCGTTATTCCCCACTTACTGGCTACTATCAGAATCATACTCAAAGTTGTTACCTTTCTGGTGTTTCTTCCAGATTTTCTAATAATAGCCTCTCTTTTAACCCTTTAAAAACTAGCCATAATATTGTTTCTAAACAATTGGATCAAGGTTTGAAATATCAAGTTATTCCTTGTGCTGGTGGTGGTGATGGAGGAAGTATTGGGATTGGAAGGGGTGGTGGGGGTGGAGGGGGTGGTGATTCAGATGAATCAAGATCCTCTTGGGATAGTATTGGACCAATAGGTGCTTTTGTTAATGGTTGGAGATCAAGAGTTGCTGCAGATCCACAGTTTCCTTTTAAggttcttatggaggaaatagtTGGTGTTAGTGCTAATGTTCTTGGTGATATGGCATCAAGGCCTAATTTCGGGCTTAACGAGCTCGATTTCGTGTTTTCCACGCTCGTGGTTGGTTCGATTATGAATTTCGTGTTGATGTATTTATTGGCACCAACGGCTTCCGCTTCGATCCAAACTCTCCCGTCCATTTTTGCGAATTGTCCGCCGAGCCACATGTTTCAGTCTGGTTCTTATGGGGTGTTAAGTAGGCTTGGTACATTTGTGTATAAAGGAACTCAGTTTGCTGCAGTTGGATTTGCTGCAGGGCTTGTTGGGACCGCGTTGTCGAACGGTTTGATCAAGATGAGGAAGAAGATGGATCCGAATTTTGAGACCCCGAATAAGCCACCTCCAACACTTTTAAATGCTGCAACTTGGGCTATACATATGGGTGTTAGTAGTAATTTGAGATATCAAACACTAAATGGTGTTGAGTTTGTGCTAGCTAAAGGTCTTCCTCCTTTGGTGTTTAAGACCTCGGTTATTGCTTTGAGATGCGCGAATAATATTCTTGGGGGAATGACATTCGTCATGTTGGCAAAATTGACTGGATCACAAAAAGCGGATGAAGGAAAGGTTGTTGCCGTTGACGACGCACTAGCTGGAGAGAAAGAGAGGTTGTTGGACCAGAATGACAGTATGCATACTGCTGATTCTGCTTCAAAGTGA